Part of the Tidjanibacter massiliensis genome is shown below.
GAAGGGCGGGGCGCATGCCTCGTACTACTTCGAGAGCGGTTCGCTCGAAACGCTGATGCGGATAGTGGACAATACGGAGTTCATGACCATCATCCCGGAGATGGCGGTGCCGTACGTGCCGCAGGAGCATGCCGCTCAGGTGAAGCCGCTTGCCAAAGGGGCCGTGTCGCGCAAGATAGCGGTGGCCGTCCGCCGTACTTATGTGAAGGACTCCATCGTCAAGGTGCTTAAGGAGTCGGTGGCCGCTGTGGGAGGCGCTGCCGGGGAGTGAAAGGACCGGGCTGCCGCCGCGGCCGTGGGTGCGGTCGGCCGGATTGTGACAAAAAAGATGTACATTTGCCGGCGCCCTGTGTAATACATTATATTATTAGGACTGTATGGATGAATTGTTGGGAACGATAGTTTCGGCGATAGAGGACAAGAAGGGAAAGAACATCCTGTCGCTCGACCTGAGAGGGTTCGACGGAGCGGTGGCCGATGCCTTCGTGGTATGTAGTGCGGAATCCACCACGCAGGTGGCCGCCATTGCGGACGGCATCGAGGAGAAGGTATTCGAAACGCTCGGCCAGCGGCCGCGCAGGACGGAGGGCATGCAGAACGCCATCTGGGTGGTAGTGGATTATGTGGATATCATGGTTCATGTTTTCCAGACGCAGGCCCGCGAGTTCTACCGGCTGGAGGAGCTTTGGGCCGACGCCCCCTCGGTGCGCTACGGCGAGTGGGAGTAATAAAATGCGGAT
Proteins encoded:
- the rsfS gene encoding ribosome silencing factor yields the protein MDELLGTIVSAIEDKKGKNILSLDLRGFDGAVADAFVVCSAESTTQVAAIADGIEEKVFETLGQRPRRTEGMQNAIWVVVDYVDIMVHVFQTQAREFYRLEELWADAPSVRYGEWE